The following DNA comes from Blastocatellia bacterium.
GGTCAACGGCATCGCCACCCGCCTGCTCGACGGTCTCAGGGTCTGATTTTGACTCAAGCAATTCTTCCAAGGCATTCCAAAATAGCTCGACATTGATAGGCTTTTGCAAGCAGAGGTTGGCACCAATGGTTTCTGCCTCGACAAGAATCATCGGCCCACAGCCACTAATCACCATAATCGGGGTTGCCCGGAGGGCTGCATCGTTACGAATAGTGGCGATGAATTGCAGGCCGCTTTTACCTGGAAGCACGATATCGGTAATGATCAGATCCGGCCTGGATTTGCGCGCCGTCTGAATTGCTTGTTCAGCATTTGGCGCGGTGATGGTCGTATGACCTTTCAAGCGCAAAAGTTCGGCGAGTGGATAAAGCGTATCGAAGTCATCTTCGACCACAAGGATGGTGCACATAAAAACCCTCTCCTGGTCTAGGGACACGTTATTGAAAGCTGTAAATCCTGCGTGAGGATGACTTTCTGCTTTATCTTGGGGCTCAATGGGACTCTTCAATGATACACACTGCGAGAAGGCGGCGCAATGGAAACTCGGCGAAGGAATCAACTTACTATATGAGTCCTGCCCATAGAGCCCTGAATAAG
Coding sequences within:
- a CDS encoding response regulator, whose product is MCTILVVEDDFDTLYPLAELLRLKGHTTITAPNAEQAIQTARKSRPDLIITDIVLPGKSGLQFIATIRNDAALRATPIMVISGCGPMILVEAETIGANLCLQKPINVELFWNALEELLESKSDPETVEQAGGDAVDRRAAATEIDQMVEQLRFCTSKEEREEMLKQLKQRILDMQLRRKSCA